The proteins below come from a single Trachemys scripta elegans isolate TJP31775 chromosome 16, CAS_Tse_1.0, whole genome shotgun sequence genomic window:
- the SLC1A5 gene encoding neutral amino acid transporter B(0), which yields MAACRDRVRLPGAGEKGASNGEIGPPDAGHGPLFPAPGSPSRAARARRCLRANLLVLLTVAGVLAGVAVGLGVRQVPGGLSRAGVLAFSFPGELLLRLLKMIILPLVVCSLVAGAASLDPAALGRLGGWAMLFFLLTTLLASALGVSLAFIIRPGQGAAPPSLGGEGDGAVPEAKEVADSFLDLIRNIFPSNLVSAAFRSYATHYKVVVIRKNVTDELGVFNETITEEKVPLGDEVEGMNILGLVVFAIVFGIALRKLGPEGENLIKFFNSFNEATMVLVAWIMWYAPLGIMFLVAGKIVEMEDVVVLFTSLGKYICCCILGHFIHGFILLPVIYFIFTRKNPYRFLWGIFTALATAFGTSSSSATLPLMMKCVEENNGVSKHISRFILPIGATVNMDGAALFQCVAAVFIAQLNNIPLNFIQVITILVTATASSVGAAGIPAGGVLTLAIILEAVGLPTNDISLILAVDWLVDRTCTVLNVEGDAFGAGLLQVYTERTMGKAEAEELVEIKTEDLGPSKVPGEEEGSPLIKRDGPVPLAAAGSCEKESVM from the exons ATGGCCGCGTGTAGGGACCGCGTCCGCCTCCCGGGCGCCGGGGAGAAGGGCGCCTCCAACGGGGAGATCGGCCCGCCGGACGCCGGCCACGGGCCCCTCTTCCCCGCGCCGGGCTCCCCCTCCCGGGCCGCCCGCGCGCGGCGCTGCCTGCGCGCCAacctgctggtgctgctgacCGTGGCCGGGGTGCTGGCCGGCGTGGCCGTGGGGCTCGGCGTGCGGCAGGTGCCGGGCGGGCTGAGCCGCGCCGGGGTCCTCGCCTTCTCCTTCCCCGGCGAGCTGCTGCTGCGCCTGCTGAAGATGATCATCCTGCCGCTCGTGGTCTGCAGCCTGGTCGCCGGCGCCGCCAGCCTGGACCCCGCCGCCCTGGGCCGCCTGGGGGGCTGGGCCATGCTCTTCTTCCTGCTCACCACGCTGCTGGCCTCGGCCCTCGGCGTCAGCCTGGCCTTCATCATCCGGCCCGGCCAGGGGGCCGCGCCGCCCAGCCTAGGGGGCGAGGGGGACGGCGCCGTGCCCGAGGCCAAGGAGGTGGCGGACTCCTTCCTGGATCTCATCCG GAACATCTTCCCTTCCAACCTGGTGTCGGCGGCGTTCCGCTCG TATGCTACCCACTACAAGGTAGTGGTGATCAGAAAGAATGTCACCGATGAGCTGGGAGTCTTCAATGAAACCATCACAGAGGAGAAG GTTCCCCTGGGAGATGAGGTGGAAGGGATGAACATCCTGGGTTTGGTGGTTTTTGCCATCGTCTTTGGGATCGCTCTGCGGAAGCTTGGGCCCGAGGGGGAGAACCTGATAAAGTTCTTCAACTCCTTCAATGAAGCCACCATGGTGCTGGTCGCCTGGATCATGTG GTACGCCCCCCTTGGTATCATGTTCCTGGTGGCTGGCAAGATTGTGGAGATGGAGGACGTGGTGGTTCTCTTCACCAGCCTGGGCAAGTACATCTGCTGCTGTATCTTGGGGCACTTCATCCACGGCTTCATCCTCCTCCCAGTTATCTACTTCATCTTCACACGCAAGAACCCCTACAGGTTCCTCTGGGGCATCTTCACAGCGCTGGCCACTGCCTTCGGCACCTCCTCCAG CTCTGCCACGCTGCCGCTGATGATGAAGTGCGTTGAGGAGAACAACGGCGTCTCCAAGCACATCAGCCGCTTCATCCTGCCCATCGGGGCCACGGTCAACATGGACGGGGCCGCCCTCTTCCAGTGCGTGGCGGCCGTCTTCATCGCCCAGCTGAACAACATCCCACTCAACTTCATCCAGGTCATCACCATCCT tgTTACAGCTACAGCCTCCAGCGTGGGGGCAGCGGGGATCCCTGCCGGTGGCGTCCTCACCCTCGCCATCATCCTGGAAGCCGTTGGGCTGCCGACCAACGACATCTCCCTCATCCTGGCTGTGGACTGGCTCGT GGACCGTACCTGCACCGTCCTCAACGTGGAAGGAGATGCCTTTGGAGCCGGCCTCCTGCAGGTGTACACAGAGAGGACAATGGGGAAGGCTGAAGCCGAGGAGCTGGTGGAGATCAAGACTGAGGACTTGGGCCCCAGCAAGGTTCCGGGCGAGGAGGAAGGCTCCCCACTGATCAAGAGAGACGGGCCCGTCCCGCTGGCTGCCGCTGGCTCCTGCGAGAAGGAGTCTGTGATGTAA
- the FKRP gene encoding fukutin-related protein: MRITFCQGVLALAILINLLILYYVSRLQQRMLHRHRDHVQPSSQLLPVPQRPGVTVIIREFEDFENYVPDVVQAFLKQKPEQPVMVAADTLPYPPLVLPDAPNVQLVILKPAPDQPAHVSRPDMYVKTEYVALVPDGVKVDSTRQLDRMLEEFKANQGRVQMVAAPVQSLAPLQCLNLKVSLRKWTAEYSVAPSTRLCTALKGDAVILLRTKDLFNLSTPLAKPLLTSLFIQTSLRGWTVRILDVSFSSAHQPLLSSSHNQWKAENRAKASRLQLFRDFGIKRVLLEDGKQQWFGCSKETPRCFGTVHDDTPEYLYQNRWTPPCCLQALRETAKYVINILETSGVRYWLEGGTLLGAARHQDIIPWDYDVDLGIYLEDIPNCDLLRNVESGSIVDEKGFVWEKAIEGDFYRVQYSEHNHLHVDLWPFYPKNGLMTKDTWMDHRQDVEFPEHFLKPLLPLPFAGFTALAPNNFRSFLELKFGAGVIENPEYPNPAQKKLDKGK; the protein is encoded by the coding sequence ATGCGCATCACGTTCTGTCAGGGGGTCCTAGCGCTCGCCATTCTCATCAATCTGCTGATACTGTACTACGTCTCGAGGCTGCAGCAGCGGATGTTGCACAGACACAGAGACCACGTCCAGcctagctcccagctgctgcctgtCCCCCAGAGGCCCGGGGTGACCGTCATCATCAGGGAGTTCGAGGACTTTGAGAACTACGTCCCTGATGTGGTGCAGGCCTTCCTGAAACAGAAGCCGGAGCAGCCAGTCATGGTGGCAGCAGATACCTTGCCGTACCCTCCGCTTGTTTTACCAGATGCTCCCAACGTCCAGCTCGTGATCCTCAAGCCAGCCCCTGACCAGCCTGCCCATGTGTCCAGGCCTGATATGTACGTGAAGACGGAGTATGTGGCCCTGGTGCCTGATGGGGTCAAGGTTGATTCCACAAGGCAGCTGGATCGTATGTTAGAAGAGTTCAAAGCCAACCAGGGCAGAGTTCAAATGGTGGCAGCGCCCGTGCAGTCCCTCGCTCCCCTCCAGTGCTTGAACCTAAAGGTCAGCCTTAGAAAGTGGACTGCCGAATACAGCGTAGCGCCTTCCACcaggctctgcacagctctgaaGGGAGACGCTGTGATTCTGCTACGCACAAAGGATCTCTTCAACCTTTCCACTCCCTTGGCCAAGCCCCTGCTGACCTCCCTCTTCATCCAGACATCGCTGCGGGGCTGGACGGTCCGAATCCTTGACGTCTCCTTCTCCTCAGCCCACCAGCCTCTGCTCAGCTCCTCGCACAACCAATGGAAGGCAGAGAACCGCGCCAAAGCCAGCCGGCTGCAGCTCTTCCGAGACTTCGGCATCAAGCGGGTTCTCCTGGAGGATGGGAAGCAGCAGTGGTTTGGGTGCAGCAAAGAGACGCCGCGTTGCTTCGGCACCGTCCATGATGATACGCCGGAATATCTCTACCAGAACCGCTGGACCCCGCCTTGCTGTCTACAGGCCTTGAGGGAGACGGCAAAGTACGTCATCAACATCTTGGAGACCTCCGGGGTGCGTTATTGGCTGGAAGGTGGGACGCTACTAGGAGCTGCCCGACATCAGGACATCATCCCATGGGATTATGACGTGGATCTAGGGATATACCTGGAGGACATTCCCAACTGCGACCTCCTCAGAAACGTAGAGTCTGGCTCCATCGTGGACGAGAAGGGCTTTGTTTGGGAGAAGGCCATCGAGGGCGACTTCTACCGTGTGCAATACAGCGAGCACAACCACCTGCATGTTGACCTCTGGCCCTTCTACCCCAAGAACGGGCTGATGACCAAGGACACGTGGATGGACCACCGGCAGGACGTGGAGTTCCCGGAGCACTTCCTCAAGCCCCTGTTACCCCTGCCGTTTGCTGGCTTCACGGCTCTGGCGCCCAACAACTTCCGGAGCTTTTTGGAGCTGAAGTTCGGCGCAGGTGTGATCGAGAATCCAGAGTATCCAAACCCAGCCCAGAAGAAGCTGGATAAGGGGAAATAA